In a genomic window of Acidobacteriota bacterium:
- a CDS encoding tyrosine-type recombinase/integrase has protein sequence MGIYKAKDRRGRQRYVVSKYWPNGSGRLRMYAPNYRSAKALHTRVEASILDGTWEQLKQELSGGKREVWTVRRFYERFREEYCKPRLRSWRRYELSFKSLNTALGHIPLKEFQRKDLHRYVAKRKRQVKPATVNRDIAAISKLFSYALECGEIDTHPLVRFPKLKEPKKVFRPLTVEQFRDLVDAVDNPYMQAMIAVIGETGIRKGEALSLTWSRVDLRRGLLWVELTKDNEPREIPLSKYATRYLAGLVRYLHTPYVFVNARTGTRWANPTKPLRRAADRVGLKLGFHDLRRFRCSQWLMHGVDVRTVQQLMGHSDISTTMRYAGYVSSHALQSIREAQAAEDSQRQQATNRQRLGSRTDG, from the coding sequence ATGGGCATCTATAAGGCAAAGGATCGCCGTGGACGACAACGATACGTCGTCAGCAAGTATTGGCCGAACGGATCCGGCCGGCTCAGAATGTATGCTCCCAACTACCGGAGTGCGAAAGCCCTTCACACTCGTGTGGAGGCCAGCATCCTGGACGGCACCTGGGAGCAGCTCAAGCAGGAACTGTCCGGCGGCAAGCGGGAAGTTTGGACGGTGCGTCGCTTCTACGAGCGTTTTCGCGAGGAGTATTGCAAACCTCGTCTGCGCTCCTGGCGGCGCTACGAACTCTCGTTCAAGAGCCTCAACACCGCGCTTGGACACATTCCCCTGAAGGAGTTTCAACGCAAGGACCTCCACCGTTACGTCGCCAAGCGGAAGCGGCAGGTCAAGCCAGCCACGGTGAACCGTGACATCGCCGCCATCAGCAAGCTGTTTTCCTACGCGCTGGAGTGCGGGGAAATCGACACGCATCCACTCGTTCGGTTCCCCAAGCTGAAGGAGCCCAAGAAGGTCTTCCGACCCTTGACGGTCGAACAGTTCCGGGACTTGGTTGACGCGGTGGACAACCCGTACATGCAAGCCATGATCGCGGTGATCGGCGAGACGGGGATTCGGAAAGGAGAAGCTCTATCGCTCACGTGGAGCCGGGTGGATTTGCGCCGTGGATTACTGTGGGTGGAACTCACCAAGGACAACGAGCCGAGGGAGATTCCGCTGTCGAAGTACGCCACCAGATACTTGGCCGGACTAGTACGCTACCTGCACACTCCTTACGTCTTTGTCAATGCCCGGACCGGAACAAGATGGGCGAATCCGACCAAACCGCTACGGCGTGCTGCCGACCGGGTCGGACTGAAGTTGGGTTTTCACGATCTGAGGCGATTCCGCTGTAGCCAGTGGCTGATGCACGGGGTGGACGTGAGAACGGTGCAGCAATTGATGGGGCACTCGGACATCAGCACAACGATGCGCTACGCAGGATATGTCAGTTCGCATGCGCTTCAGAGCATTCGAGAAGCACAGGCCGCCGAAGATTCACAAAGACAACAGGCAACAAACAGGCAACGGTTAGGAAGTCGGACGGATGGCTAG
- a CDS encoding PQQ-binding-like beta-propeller repeat protein, whose product MKYLPSLVLILSTAVPLHSGNWPHFRGPSYNGSTPEQALPTQWSPTENIAWRAALPGPSAATPAVWEDHVFVSSTDPNADSLKALCFDRTSGKLLWQREVSTGISRDTRSDYASPSPATDGNVVVFFYGNGEMAAFDFSGHQLWRRHIGHDYGEFAFFWTFSSSPLIFDGKLYLQVLQRDVPIEGRGLKDRKNRSYILAMKPETGETLWRSFRPSQAVAESREAFTTPVPFVHNGRRELLVVGGDDLSGHDLETGKELWRWGTWNPTRIRHWRLVPSPVANEDVILACAPKRDPIYAIKTGGVGRLDDSSIAWVSKDVRAVTSDVPTPAYYDGDFFVLSDVRKSLSRVEPKTGKVKWTIQTPGRSKYEASPLAGDGKLYLINFDGDVVIVDAADGEILNNIAMGDAEEAPVRSTVIAAQGQLFVRTNNTLFCIGRN is encoded by the coding sequence ATGAAATATCTGCCTTCCCTGGTGCTGATTCTCTCCACCGCTGTCCCCCTCCACTCCGGCAACTGGCCTCACTTCCGGGGTCCGAGCTACAACGGATCGACGCCTGAGCAGGCCCTGCCCACTCAGTGGTCGCCGACCGAGAACATCGCTTGGCGCGCCGCCCTGCCCGGACCCAGCGCGGCCACGCCCGCCGTCTGGGAGGATCACGTCTTCGTTTCCAGCACGGACCCGAATGCCGATTCGCTGAAAGCCCTCTGCTTTGACCGGACCAGCGGCAAGCTGCTCTGGCAACGGGAAGTCTCCACGGGAATCAGCCGGGACACCCGGAGCGATTACGCGTCGCCGTCGCCCGCCACCGACGGCAACGTGGTCGTCTTCTTCTATGGCAACGGAGAAATGGCGGCGTTCGACTTTTCGGGGCATCAGCTCTGGCGCCGGCACATCGGGCATGACTACGGCGAATTCGCGTTCTTCTGGACCTTCTCCTCCAGCCCCCTGATCTTCGACGGGAAGCTCTACCTCCAGGTACTGCAGCGCGACGTCCCCATCGAGGGACGCGGCTTGAAGGACCGCAAGAACCGGTCTTACATCCTGGCCATGAAACCGGAGACCGGCGAGACCTTGTGGCGCAGCTTCCGCCCCAGCCAGGCGGTGGCCGAATCCCGCGAGGCCTTCACCACCCCGGTCCCCTTCGTTCACAACGGGCGGCGCGAGCTGCTGGTGGTGGGAGGCGACGACCTCAGCGGCCACGACCTGGAGACCGGAAAGGAGCTGTGGCGCTGGGGAACCTGGAATCCCACGCGCATCCGGCACTGGCGCCTGGTTCCCTCCCCCGTGGCCAACGAGGACGTGATCCTGGCCTGCGCCCCCAAGCGGGACCCCATCTACGCCATCAAGACGGGCGGGGTCGGACGGCTGGACGACAGCTCCATCGCCTGGGTCAGCAAGGACGTCCGGGCGGTGACCTCAGACGTGCCCACTCCCGCCTACTACGACGGAGACTTCTTCGTCCTGAGCGACGTGCGGAAGTCCCTCTCGCGAGTCGAACCCAAGACGGGCAAGGTGAAGTGGACGATTCAGACGCCGGGACGCAGCAAGTACGAGGCTTCGCCCCTGGCCGGCGACGGCAAGCTCTACCTGATCAATTTCGACGGGGACGTGGTGATCGTGGACGCTGCGGACGGTGAAATCCTCAACAACATCGCCATGGGCGACGCGGAAGAAGCCCCGGTCCGCTCCACCGTGATCGCAGCCCAGGGGCAACTGTTCGTCCGGACCAACAACACCCTGTTCTGCATCGGCAGGAACTGA
- a CDS encoding DSD1 family PLP-dependent enzyme has translation MNSLVGQPREALDTPALMVDLDVLQRNIGRMTGTIIRDAKVGWRPHTKAMKTPALAKLCLEAGAHGITCAKLGEAEVMADAGIRDILVANQIAGPTKIDRLVDVCRRADVMVCVDQFENVREIDRAAAARGVRPRVLIEVDVGMQRAGVLPGEPTISLARRIARLRHVRFAGLQTWEAHALFEPDMGKKKRMIEEALGKLTGTAQAIRDSGIPVEIVSCGGTGTYWISAFVPGVTEIEAGGGIYCDISYRRQFGVEHEFALTILSTVTSRPHPSRIICDAGFKTMGRVDADPEVLGGIDAKEFVMSAEHGIIRLAEPGESPRVGDKIEIIPGYSDSTVFLHDVLYGIRSGRVETVWPLVGRGKLQ, from the coding sequence GTGAATAGTTTGGTGGGACAACCCCGGGAGGCGCTGGACACGCCGGCCCTGATGGTGGATCTGGATGTACTTCAGCGCAACATCGGCCGCATGACGGGGACCATCATTCGCGACGCCAAGGTGGGCTGGCGGCCCCATACCAAGGCCATGAAGACGCCGGCCCTGGCGAAACTGTGCCTCGAAGCGGGGGCTCATGGCATCACCTGCGCCAAGCTGGGGGAGGCGGAGGTCATGGCCGACGCCGGCATCCGCGACATCCTGGTGGCCAACCAGATCGCGGGTCCGACGAAGATCGACCGTCTGGTCGACGTCTGCCGCCGGGCCGACGTGATGGTCTGTGTGGACCAATTCGAAAACGTCCGGGAGATCGACCGCGCCGCCGCAGCCAGGGGCGTTCGTCCCCGGGTCCTGATCGAGGTGGACGTGGGAATGCAGCGCGCCGGAGTCCTGCCGGGAGAACCCACCATCTCCCTGGCCCGCCGGATCGCCCGGTTGCGGCACGTCCGCTTCGCCGGATTGCAGACCTGGGAGGCCCATGCGCTGTTCGAACCGGACATGGGCAAGAAGAAACGGATGATCGAGGAGGCGTTGGGGAAGCTGACGGGCACGGCCCAGGCCATCCGGGATTCGGGGATTCCGGTGGAGATCGTCAGTTGCGGCGGCACCGGGACCTACTGGATCAGCGCTTTCGTTCCCGGCGTCACGGAGATCGAGGCCGGTGGCGGCATCTACTGCGACATCTCCTACCGCCGCCAGTTCGGCGTGGAACACGAGTTCGCACTGACGATCCTGTCCACCGTGACCAGCCGGCCCCACCCCTCCCGCATCATCTGCGACGCGGGATTCAAGACCATGGGCCGGGTCGACGCGGATCCCGAGGTCCTGGGAGGGATCGATGCCAAGGAGTTCGTGATGTCAGCGGAGCACGGAATCATCCGGTTGGCCGAGCCCGGCGAATCGCCCCGGGTGGGGGACAAGATCGAGATCATCCCCGGATACTCGGACTCGACGGTGTTCCTGCACGATGTCCTGTACGGAATCCGCAGCGGTCGCGTGGAGACGGTCTGGCCGCTGGTGGGCCGGGGGAAACTCCAGTAA
- a CDS encoding sialidase family protein, which produces MKRHFRARTLTRRGMVGSSLLGLAGIGTAKAPAFGAPAPASAESGDTGHLVHMDRVERFVAIDNKCAWPNLTLMPDDSIVATIFGSPCHGFCDGAAECWRSVDGGRMWSFVSVPAPNEPGTNRKDLAAGLTPKGSFVVLCSGSKVAPPDPVTKMRPVLQSVVCRSTDGLRTWTCRSSLELPPGADHVIPFGDIVALPDGRLAVTGYTGDHIRHNTAWIFYSDDDGRTWGNPRPIGVDDFNESTLLVTGGTRLLAATRTHRNSHTHISVSEDAGQTWKHLGPASLPGQMPANLIRLQDGGILLTYGSRLRGMLGVFARISRDEGLTWRAPRVLFNTTVRRANTRPGGVDGGYPSSVQLKDGTIVTAYYCQQIPMHQRYHMGVVRWRVS; this is translated from the coding sequence ATGAAACGACACTTCCGTGCCCGCACGCTCACCCGCCGCGGGATGGTGGGCTCGTCCCTCCTGGGGCTGGCCGGGATCGGAACGGCGAAGGCGCCAGCCTTTGGAGCACCGGCGCCGGCATCGGCCGAAAGCGGCGATACCGGCCACCTCGTCCACATGGACCGGGTGGAGCGCTTCGTCGCCATCGACAACAAGTGCGCCTGGCCCAACCTGACCCTCATGCCCGACGATTCCATCGTCGCCACCATCTTCGGGAGTCCCTGCCACGGCTTCTGCGACGGAGCCGCCGAGTGCTGGAGAAGCGTTGACGGAGGCCGCATGTGGAGCTTCGTGAGCGTCCCGGCCCCCAACGAACCGGGGACCAACCGGAAGGACCTGGCGGCCGGCCTCACGCCAAAGGGCTCCTTCGTGGTCCTCTGCAGCGGTTCCAAGGTGGCGCCTCCCGATCCGGTCACCAAGATGAGGCCCGTCCTGCAATCGGTGGTCTGCCGGTCCACCGACGGCCTCAGGACCTGGACCTGCCGGAGCAGCCTGGAACTGCCCCCCGGCGCGGATCACGTCATTCCCTTCGGCGACATCGTCGCCCTGCCCGACGGCCGCCTGGCCGTTACGGGCTACACGGGCGACCACATCCGGCACAATACGGCCTGGATCTTCTACAGCGACGACGACGGGCGCACCTGGGGCAACCCCCGCCCCATCGGCGTGGACGACTTCAACGAGTCGACCCTGCTCGTCACCGGCGGAACCCGGCTCCTGGCGGCCACCCGGACCCACCGGAACAGTCATACCCACATCTCGGTCTCGGAAGATGCCGGACAGACCTGGAAGCATCTGGGCCCCGCATCCCTTCCGGGGCAGATGCCGGCCAACCTCATCCGATTGCAGGACGGGGGGATCCTGCTCACCTATGGTTCCCGGCTGCGGGGAATGTTGGGGGTCTTCGCCCGGATCAGCCGCGACGAGGGCCTGACCTGGCGCGCGCCGCGAGTCCTCTTCAACACGACGGTGCGCCGGGCGAACACGCGGCCGGGGGGCGTCGACGGCGGCTACCCCTCCAGCGTGCAACTGAAGGACGGCACCATCGTCACCGCCTACTACTGCCAGCAGATCCCCATGCACCAGCGCTACCACATGGGTGTCGTCCGGTGGCGGGTCTCCTGA
- a CDS encoding aldo/keto reductase: MVADTDRRNFLKTLGAAAGTAALGLSKAGCAPPPDAGPERPSHLVRFGHTDLWVSRLCQGTAFRSHLSRRGDSKEAHDFLSHCIDVGINFFDTAEAYGSGESEIALGHGIAGRRHEVVISTKANPRVDGERIAVTEPILRTRVEGSLKRLGTDYIDLYFLHAADRKTPSFHDEKPGRDAPTRAHMEEIAAAMTALVESGKIRYWGVSNHLPRQVEELLESGNQPGTAPLAGLQDYFTIVAGDRRSLMVDGLFPLIRRGNLGLMAFSPLGGGSLVPGREVPDGSALMDVVTVLDEVAGELGVTRPQVCVAWVAAHSEVASVLSGAEKPEHVEENLKGTQLTLPAPAMDKLNVAAAGYAVRMIQEQAATHRFGDRSGRPAPA, encoded by the coding sequence ATGGTCGCTGACACGGATCGCAGGAACTTTCTCAAGACTCTGGGAGCCGCCGCCGGAACGGCCGCCCTGGGCCTATCCAAGGCCGGGTGCGCGCCGCCGCCGGACGCCGGTCCGGAACGTCCCTCCCACCTGGTGAGGTTCGGACACACCGACCTGTGGGTCTCCCGGCTGTGCCAGGGAACCGCGTTCCGGAGCCATCTCTCCCGACGGGGGGACAGCAAAGAGGCCCACGATTTCTTGAGCCACTGCATCGACGTGGGGATCAACTTCTTCGATACGGCCGAGGCCTATGGGTCGGGCGAGTCGGAGATCGCCCTGGGCCACGGAATTGCGGGCCGCCGGCACGAGGTGGTGATCTCCACCAAGGCCAATCCGCGCGTCGATGGTGAGAGGATCGCCGTCACCGAGCCGATCCTGAGAACCCGGGTGGAAGGCAGTCTCAAGCGCCTGGGAACCGACTACATCGATCTCTATTTCCTCCACGCCGCAGACCGGAAGACTCCCTCCTTTCATGACGAGAAGCCGGGCCGGGATGCTCCGACGCGGGCTCATATGGAAGAGATCGCCGCCGCCATGACCGCCCTGGTCGAGTCGGGCAAGATCCGCTATTGGGGGGTTTCCAATCACCTGCCAAGGCAGGTGGAGGAACTCTTGGAATCGGGGAATCAACCCGGCACGGCTCCCTTGGCGGGGCTGCAGGACTATTTCACCATCGTGGCCGGAGATCGCAGAAGCCTCATGGTCGACGGGCTGTTCCCCTTGATTCGGCGCGGAAACCTGGGACTCATGGCCTTCAGCCCCTTGGGAGGGGGCAGCCTTGTGCCGGGACGGGAGGTCCCTGACGGATCCGCTCTCATGGACGTGGTGACGGTCCTGGACGAGGTGGCAGGGGAGCTGGGGGTCACGCGGCCCCAGGTCTGCGTTGCCTGGGTGGCCGCCCATTCCGAGGTGGCCAGCGTTCTCTCCGGCGCGGAAAAACCGGAGCACGTCGAGGAAAACCTCAAGGGGACCCAGTTGACTCTGCCGGCCCCGGCCATGGACAAGCTCAACGTTGCGGCGGCAGGCTACGCCGTCCGAATGATCCAGGAGCAGGCGGCCACCCACCGATTCGGCGACCGCTCCGGAAGGCCGGCGCCGGCGTAA
- a CDS encoding DUF1501 domain-containing protein, translating to MFHPPHPPPLDRRDMLHRLGAGFGVLGLAGVLADERVLGTGDSGAPLSATGSPLAPRAPHFAPRAKHVIQLFMPGGPSQVDTFDYKPEIRKYQGQRPAIVDRKSLRNTKNGLFPSPFGFKRYGECGKWVSDIFPRVGECVDDICFIHSMHTNIPEHAGAILMMNLGHLQPSRPSMGSWLVYGLGSDNQDLPGFVAMSPRGQPRGKLANWGNSFLPGAYAGTYVNLHEMKPDRILRDLKNNWLPRTEQRQQVDLLTRLNRLDLERQQRDQNLESSIQAMEMAFRMQFAAPEAFDLSQESKATRELYGDTEYAKGCLLARRLVERGVRMVQISHSIDHYDIAWDTGHSDIAGGHKKLADACDRGIAALIKDLKQRGMLDETLVIWGGEFGRAPTSEGQKGRDHDHYGFTVWMAGGGVKGGFSYGATDQFGLTAVENRVHVHDLHATILHLMGIDHERLTYRYSGRDFRLTDVHGKVVHDIIA from the coding sequence ATGTTTCACCCGCCGCACCCTCCGCCGTTGGACCGCCGCGACATGCTGCACCGGCTGGGTGCGGGATTCGGCGTCCTGGGTCTGGCGGGCGTCCTGGCTGACGAGCGTGTTCTGGGGACCGGGGATTCGGGAGCGCCGCTCTCGGCAACGGGTTCGCCGCTGGCGCCCAGGGCGCCCCATTTCGCTCCCCGGGCCAAGCACGTGATCCAGCTCTTCATGCCGGGCGGGCCCTCCCAGGTGGACACCTTCGACTACAAGCCGGAGATCCGGAAGTACCAGGGACAGCGTCCCGCCATCGTGGACCGGAAATCCCTTCGGAACACCAAGAACGGGCTCTTTCCGTCGCCTTTCGGATTCAAGCGGTATGGCGAGTGCGGCAAGTGGGTCAGCGACATTTTCCCGCGCGTGGGCGAGTGCGTCGACGACATCTGCTTCATTCACTCCATGCACACGAACATACCGGAGCACGCCGGGGCCATCCTGATGATGAATCTGGGCCACCTGCAGCCCAGCCGGCCCAGCATGGGTTCCTGGCTGGTCTACGGACTGGGTTCCGACAACCAGGATCTTCCCGGGTTCGTGGCCATGAGCCCCCGGGGCCAGCCGCGCGGAAAGCTGGCGAACTGGGGGAACTCCTTCCTCCCCGGGGCGTATGCCGGAACCTACGTGAACCTGCACGAGATGAAGCCGGACCGCATCTTGAGGGACCTCAAGAACAACTGGCTGCCCCGGACCGAGCAGCGCCAGCAGGTCGATCTCCTGACCCGCCTCAACCGGCTCGACCTGGAGCGGCAGCAACGGGACCAGAACCTGGAGAGCAGCATCCAGGCCATGGAGATGGCCTTTCGGATGCAGTTTGCCGCCCCGGAGGCGTTCGACCTCTCCCAGGAGAGCAAGGCCACTCGGGAACTCTACGGCGACACCGAGTATGCCAAGGGCTGCCTGCTGGCCCGGCGCCTGGTGGAGCGGGGAGTGCGGATGGTTCAGATCTCCCACTCCATCGACCACTACGACATCGCGTGGGATACGGGGCACAGCGACATCGCCGGTGGTCACAAGAAGCTGGCCGATGCCTGCGACCGGGGGATCGCGGCCCTGATCAAAGATCTGAAACAGCGGGGCATGCTGGACGAGACACTGGTGATCTGGGGCGGAGAGTTCGGCCGGGCGCCCACGTCGGAGGGGCAAAAAGGAAGGGACCACGACCACTACGGCTTCACCGTCTGGATGGCCGGCGGCGGCGTCAAGGGAGGCTTCAGCTACGGCGCCACCGACCAGTTCGGGCTCACGGCGGTGGAGAACCGGGTGCACGTCCATGACCTGCACGCCACCATCCTCCACCTCATGGGCATCGACCACGAACGGCTCACCTACCGCTATTCGGGCCGGGATTTCCGCCTGACCGACGTGCACGGGAAGGTGGTCCACGACATCATCGCTTGA
- a CDS encoding PSD1 and planctomycete cytochrome C domain-containing protein gives MSPVMESHSRIRSLLVCSVLSTWWFGWGDQLAAQTEESARIEFFERRVRPLLAKHCFACHGDAIEQPQGNLKVDGRAELLKGGNRGPAIVPHRPDESLLIQAVRGEPIQMPPGGRLKEREVADLVEWVRLGAPWPEAQAAASPPVAEGDEPDWEKIRAGHWAWEPVRKPAPPKMPAESWIRNPIDSFVLAKLESAGLEPAPAADSRTLVRRMHLDLVGLPPTPDEVAEFVSAFGRDRRGAVDQKITELLGSVRYGERWARHWLDVARYSDGFGGFLDRRNRELTQAWRYRDWVVSAFNHDLPYDRFVKLQISGDLVGETGDAVATGFFALGPYYTSDGGDPDSVAQARGETLDDRIDTLTRGFMAVTVSCARCHDHKFDPIPQQDYYSLAGIFDNTVTSELPLVPEGVVDAYEAHQEKIKALQKKQGDLGALAREEMRELSPEEKELIKQLKAEVEKLKEEAPAKYDFLQVLAEAGNQDMPLAVRGNLRTPGDMAPRRFLKVLSGTGTPRFNQGSGRVELAEAVASSSNPLTARVMVNRVWMHHFGKALVRSPGNFGTLGRNPTHGKMLDWLAASFMESNWSIKSLHRLIMTSASYQMSSRFDARAFAVDSDNELLWRMNPRRMDVESWRDSLLAVTRELDLEMGGPPVDDITGSNRRTLYAKVSRNGDQSGSDQFLRLFDFPIMRATVPERSASIVPQQFLFLMNSPFMVDRAKALSKRLESESADDSERIGRAYRLLFSRFPTEEETLMGLRFLQSDSPSGSELTPWERYGQVLMSSNEFMYVR, from the coding sequence ATGTCCCCGGTCATGGAGAGCCATTCCCGGATCCGGTCCCTGTTGGTCTGTTCCGTCCTCTCGACCTGGTGGTTCGGCTGGGGTGATCAACTGGCCGCCCAGACCGAAGAATCGGCCCGGATCGAGTTTTTCGAGCGCCGGGTGCGCCCCCTCCTGGCGAAGCACTGCTTCGCCTGCCACGGAGACGCCATCGAACAACCCCAGGGAAATCTGAAGGTCGACGGGCGTGCGGAACTCTTGAAGGGCGGCAATCGCGGACCCGCCATCGTTCCGCACCGGCCCGACGAGAGTCTGCTGATCCAAGCGGTGCGGGGGGAGCCGATTCAGATGCCGCCCGGAGGCAGGCTCAAGGAGCGGGAAGTCGCCGACCTGGTGGAGTGGGTCCGGCTGGGCGCGCCCTGGCCCGAGGCACAGGCGGCCGCATCCCCGCCGGTGGCCGAAGGGGATGAGCCGGACTGGGAAAAGATCCGCGCCGGCCACTGGGCCTGGGAACCGGTCCGAAAGCCGGCGCCTCCCAAGATGCCGGCGGAGTCCTGGATTCGGAATCCCATCGACTCCTTCGTGCTGGCGAAACTGGAATCGGCGGGACTGGAGCCGGCTCCGGCGGCGGACTCCCGCACCCTGGTCCGAAGGATGCACCTGGATCTGGTCGGTCTGCCGCCCACGCCGGACGAGGTGGCTGAATTCGTGAGCGCGTTTGGCCGGGACCGGCGAGGAGCCGTCGATCAGAAGATCACCGAGCTTCTGGGCTCCGTCCGCTACGGCGAACGTTGGGCCCGCCATTGGCTGGACGTGGCGCGGTACAGCGACGGGTTCGGCGGATTCCTGGATCGGCGGAACCGGGAACTGACCCAAGCCTGGCGCTACCGGGACTGGGTCGTCTCCGCCTTCAACCACGACCTGCCCTACGACCGTTTCGTCAAGCTCCAGATCAGCGGCGACCTGGTAGGGGAAACCGGGGATGCCGTGGCCACCGGATTCTTCGCCCTGGGACCGTACTATACGTCCGACGGCGGCGACCCCGACAGCGTGGCCCAAGCCCGGGGCGAGACCCTGGACGACCGGATCGACACTCTGACTCGCGGCTTCATGGCGGTCACGGTTTCCTGCGCCCGCTGTCACGACCACAAGTTCGATCCCATTCCCCAGCAGGACTACTACTCCCTGGCCGGCATCTTCGACAACACCGTGACCAGTGAGCTGCCCCTGGTCCCGGAGGGGGTGGTCGATGCCTATGAGGCCCACCAGGAGAAGATCAAGGCGCTGCAGAAAAAACAGGGGGACCTCGGGGCTCTGGCCCGGGAGGAGATGAGGGAGCTGTCGCCCGAAGAGAAAGAGCTGATCAAGCAGTTGAAGGCGGAGGTCGAGAAGCTCAAGGAGGAGGCGCCGGCCAAGTACGATTTCCTCCAGGTTCTGGCCGAGGCGGGGAATCAGGACATGCCTCTGGCGGTTCGGGGCAACCTGCGAACACCGGGGGATATGGCGCCGCGGCGTTTCCTGAAGGTCCTGTCCGGGACCGGCACACCCCGGTTCAACCAGGGGAGCGGGCGGGTCGAGCTGGCCGAGGCCGTGGCCAGTTCGTCCAATCCGCTGACGGCGCGGGTGATGGTCAATCGGGTCTGGATGCATCATTTCGGCAAGGCGCTGGTCCGGTCGCCCGGCAACTTCGGGACGCTGGGCCGGAATCCGACCCATGGGAAGATGCTGGACTGGCTGGCTGCCAGCTTCATGGAGTCGAATTGGTCGATCAAGTCGCTGCACCGGCTGATCATGACCTCGGCCTCCTATCAGATGAGCAGCCGGTTCGATGCCCGGGCCTTCGCCGTCGACAGCGACAACGAGCTGCTCTGGCGCATGAACCCCCGCAGAATGGACGTGGAATCGTGGCGGGATTCCCTGCTGGCCGTGACCCGGGAGTTGGACCTGGAGATGGGCGGCCCGCCGGTGGACGACATCACCGGCAGCAATCGGCGCACGCTCTACGCCAAGGTCAGCCGCAACGGCGACCAGTCCGGTTCCGACCAGTTCCTGCGGCTCTTCGATTTCCCCATCATGAGGGCCACCGTTCCTGAGCGGAGCGCCAGCATCGTCCCGCAACAGTTTCTTTTCCTGATGAACAGCCCCTTCATGGTGGATCGGGCCAAGGCGCTCTCCAAAAGGCTCGAGAGCGAGTCCGCCGATGACTCGGAGAGAATCGGCCGTGCCTACCGGCTCCTGTTCAGCCGGTTCCCGACCGAGGAGGAAACCCTCATGGGCCTCCGGTTCTTGCAATCCGATTCCCCGTCCGGTTCCGAACTGACTCCCTGGGAGCGCTACGGCCAGGTCCTCATGAGCTCCAACGAGTTCATGTACGTGCGGTAG